The Vespa velutina chromosome 4, iVesVel2.1, whole genome shotgun sequence genome has a window encoding:
- the LOC124948398 gene encoding homeobox protein Hox-A1-like isoform X1: protein MMMMDMGMYGTYGKPDSYPNYVFAGQGNHHHQASTVGGHVSVPPSPDLAPSHYYPQTAVAPYSSSSSESFLTAESGASSSTPPQSFYSPTGAVLHEDGTTTAIISSENGLSYTNLDYASSSTYSGQQQQQQQQPQSHAGSHGSNEPHQSYHVQQNTYREDHHHHHHHHHHHPPSLHQTTTLQTHQRTELDLHQPTSSHHHHHHHPPPPPPPPPHLRHEPEYQVPVGATPNYVHQYEDSLHYHAPIRQNEFPGHPTGHYKEENRDPTSYHALPQPGQHSQQQQQHPHPQHPHHQQHSHQHQQQQQQQQQQQQAQVPTYKWMQVKRNVPKPVATKTTHNAGDFIGNTVGGTNPSVYGNSTSGTVNCLTGGPLAGITSGFNNTGRTNFTNKQLTELEKEFHFNKYLTRARRIEIASALQLNETQVKIWFQNRRMKQKKRMKEGLIPADGGNVTQLTGARSSSNSPTSNHQTTTNQDNIAGLSLSSFTSDNSRESPPISIKD from the exons atgatgatgatggacATGGGCATGTACGGGACCTACGGTAAGCCAGATTCATATCCCAACTACGTGTTCGCTGGTCAAGggaatcatcatcatcaggcTTCTACCGTCGGTGGACATGTGTCTGTACCACCATCACCCGATCTTGCACCGAGTCATTACTACCCTCAGACTGCAGTGGCTCCTTACTCATCTTCGTCATCCGAAAGTTTCCTGACTGCTGAGTCTGGTGCTTCGTCGAGTACGCCGCCTCAAAGTTTCTACTCGCCGACGGGAGCTGTACTACACGAGGATGGTACTACTACGGCGATCATTTCGTCGGAGAACGGTCTAAGTTATACCAATCTTGATTATGCTTCCTCTTCGACGTACTCAggtcaacaacaacaacaacaacaacagccaCAATCACACGCAGGATCCCATGGTTCGAACGAACCTCATCAAAGTTACCATGTACAGCAAAATACCTACAGAGaagatcatcatcatcatcatcaccaccaccaccatcatccaCCGAGTCTTCATCAAACTACTACCTTACAAACCCATCAAAGAACGGAACTTGATTTGCACCAGCCAACCTCtagtcatcatcatcatcatcatcatcctcctcctcctcctcctcctcctcctcacctTCGGCATGAACCCGAATATCAGGTACCAGTCGGTGCAACTCCCAATTACGTTCACCAATACGAAGATTCTCTTCACTATCATGCTCCGATCAGACAGAACGAGTTCCCCGGGCATCCTACAGGACATTACAAAGAAGAGAATCGTGATCCAACCTCTTATCACGCTCTTCCACAGCCAGGACAACATTctcaacaacagcaacaacatcCTCATCCACAACATCCTCATCATCAGCAACATTCTCATCAgcaccaacaacaacaacaacaacaacaacaacaacagcaagcCCAAGTACCTACTTACAAATGGATGCAAGTTAAGAGAAACGTTCCTAAGCCCGTCG CTACAAAGACGACTCACAATGCTGGAGATTTTATCGGTAACACGGTCGGTGGTACAAATCCATCGGTTTATGGAAATTCAACGAGTGGTACCGTGAACTGTCTTACTGGCGGTCCATTAGCTGGTATAACAAGTGGCTTCAACAATACCGGTCGTACGAACTTCACTAACAAACAACTAACCGAATTGGAGAAGGAATTCCATTTTAACAAGTACTTGACACGCGCGAGACGCATCGAAATAGCCTCGGCCCTTCAACTAAACGAGACGCAAGTGAAAATCTGGTTTCAGAATAGACGAATgaagcagaagaagagaatgaaggAAGGCCTTATACCGGCCGATGGTGGAAACGTCACTCAACTAACTGGTGCGAGGAGTAGCAGCAATTCACCGACGAGCAATCACCAAACAACAACCAATCAGGACAATATCGCTGGACTTAGTCTATCCAGTTTTACCAGCGACAATAGTCGAGAATCACCGCCTATATCGATCAAAGATTAA
- the LOC124948398 gene encoding probable serine/threonine-protein kinase DDB_G0280133 isoform X2: MMMMDMGMYGTYGKPDSYPNYVFAGQGNHHHQASTVGGHVSVPPSPDLAPSHYYPQTAVAPYSSSSSESFLTAESGASSSTPPQSFYSPTGAVLHEDGTTTAIISSENGLSYTNLDYASSSTYSGQQQQQQQQPQSHAGSHGSNEPHQSYHVQQNTYREDHHHHHHHHHHHPPSLHQTTTLQTHQRTELDLHQPTSSHHHHHHHPPPPPPPPPHLRHEPEYQVPVGATPNYVHQYEDSLHYHAPIRQNEFPGHPTGHYKEENRDPTSYHALPQPGQHSQQQQQHPHPQHPHHQQHSHQHQQQQQQQQQQQQAQVPTYKWMQVKRNVPKPVATKTTHNAGDFIGNTVGGTNPSVYGNSTSGTVNCLTGGPLAGITSGFNNTGRTNFTNKQLTELEKEFHFNKIDE; the protein is encoded by the exons atgatgatgatggacATGGGCATGTACGGGACCTACGGTAAGCCAGATTCATATCCCAACTACGTGTTCGCTGGTCAAGggaatcatcatcatcaggcTTCTACCGTCGGTGGACATGTGTCTGTACCACCATCACCCGATCTTGCACCGAGTCATTACTACCCTCAGACTGCAGTGGCTCCTTACTCATCTTCGTCATCCGAAAGTTTCCTGACTGCTGAGTCTGGTGCTTCGTCGAGTACGCCGCCTCAAAGTTTCTACTCGCCGACGGGAGCTGTACTACACGAGGATGGTACTACTACGGCGATCATTTCGTCGGAGAACGGTCTAAGTTATACCAATCTTGATTATGCTTCCTCTTCGACGTACTCAggtcaacaacaacaacaacaacaacagccaCAATCACACGCAGGATCCCATGGTTCGAACGAACCTCATCAAAGTTACCATGTACAGCAAAATACCTACAGAGaagatcatcatcatcatcatcaccaccaccaccatcatccaCCGAGTCTTCATCAAACTACTACCTTACAAACCCATCAAAGAACGGAACTTGATTTGCACCAGCCAACCTCtagtcatcatcatcatcatcatcatcctcctcctcctcctcctcctcctcctcacctTCGGCATGAACCCGAATATCAGGTACCAGTCGGTGCAACTCCCAATTACGTTCACCAATACGAAGATTCTCTTCACTATCATGCTCCGATCAGACAGAACGAGTTCCCCGGGCATCCTACAGGACATTACAAAGAAGAGAATCGTGATCCAACCTCTTATCACGCTCTTCCACAGCCAGGACAACATTctcaacaacagcaacaacatcCTCATCCACAACATCCTCATCATCAGCAACATTCTCATCAgcaccaacaacaacaacaacaacaacaacaacaacagcaagcCCAAGTACCTACTTACAAATGGATGCAAGTTAAGAGAAACGTTCCTAAGCCCGTCG CTACAAAGACGACTCACAATGCTGGAGATTTTATCGGTAACACGGTCGGTGGTACAAATCCATCGGTTTATGGAAATTCAACGAGTGGTACCGTGAACTGTCTTACTGGCGGTCCATTAGCTGGTATAACAAGTGGCTTCAACAATACCGGTCGTACGAACTTCACTAACAAACAACTAACCGAATTGGAGAAGGAATTCCATTTTAACAA AATAGACGAATga